Proteins found in one Triticum urartu cultivar G1812 chromosome 4, Tu2.1, whole genome shotgun sequence genomic segment:
- the LOC125552589 gene encoding cytochrome b561 and DOMON domain-containing protein At2g04850, with the protein MRSGGPLVGLLVVLVVVGGGAAAAGAPGRCTTSTPVKAYAKCIALPTQGATLAWTYDARNATLDAAFTGSFISPSGWVAWGVNQDAPAMAGARVVAAFSDPSTGALLALPFVLSADVKLQAKPLVSRPLDIPLLASSASLIAPARTVRDGASVTIAATIRLSPNRTRVHFVWNRGLYVQGYSPTIHPTDASDLASHATVDILTTATESSPIASARLQWAHGSLNALSWGLLLPVGAALARYLRPCASAGPAWFYGHAAVQATGYALGAAGFALGIAMGAASPGVTYKLHRGLGIAAATAGSLQTLAVFFRPKTTNRYRKYWKSYHHLVGYGCVVVGVVNVFQGFEVMGLGASYWKLGYCMALATLVGGCVALEVNAWVVFCRRQHEEKLMRREVEDVVVKDRAAAF; encoded by the coding sequence ATGAGGAGTGGCGGCCCTCTAGTTGGTTTGTTGGTGGTGCTCGTGGTCGtcggcggtggggcggcggcggccggggcgCCCGGGCGATGCACGACGTCGACGCCGGTGAAGGCGTACGCCAAGTGCATCGCGCTGCCGACGCAGGGCGCGACGCTGGCGTGGACGTACGACGCGCGCAACGCCACGCTCGACGCGGCCTTCACGGGCTCCTTCATCTCGCCGTCGGGCTGGGTGGCGTGGGGCGTCAACCAGGACGCGCCGGCCATGGCGGGGGCGCGCGTGGTCGCCGCCTTCTCCGACCCGTCCACGGGCGCGCTGCTCGCGCTCCCCTTCGTGCTCTCCGCCGACGTCAAGCTCCAGGCCAAGCCCCTGGTGTCCCGCCCGCTCGACATCCCGCTGCTGGCCTCCTCGGCGTCCCTCATCGCGCCGGCGCGCACCGTCCGCGACGGCGCGTCGGTGACCATCGCCGCCACCATCCGCCTCTCCCCGAACCGCACCAGGGTCCACTTCGTGTGGAACCGGGGCCTCTACGTGCAGGGCTACTCCCCGACCATCCACCCCACGGACGCCTCCGACCTGGCGTCGCACGCCACGGTCGACATCCTCACCACGGCCACGGAGTCGTCCCCGATCGCGTCCGCCAGGCTGCAGTGGGCGCACGGCTCCCTCAACGCGCTCTCCTGGGGCCTCCTGCTGCCAGTCGGCGCGGCCctggcgcggtacctccggcccTGCGCGTCGGCCGGCCCGGCGTGGTTCTACGGGCACGCGGCGGTGCAGGCGACGGGGTACGCGCTGGGGGCGGCCGGGTTCGCGCTGGGGATCGCGATGGGGGCGGCGTCGCCGGGGGTGACGTACAAGCTGCACCGCGGGCTGGGGAtcgcggcggcgacggcggggagCCTGCAGACGCTGGCGGTGTTCTTCCGGCCCAAGACGACGAACCGGTACCGCAAGTACTGGAAGTCGTACCACCACCTGGTGGGGTACGGGTGCGTGGTGGTCGGGGTGGTGAACGTGTTCCAGGGCTTCGAGGTCATGGGGCTCGGCGCCTCCTACTGGAAGCTCGGCTACTGCATGGCGCTGGCGACGCTCGTCGGCGGCTGCGTGGCGCTGGAGGTGAACGCCTGGGTGGTGTTCTGCCGGCGGCAGCACGAGGAGAAGCTCATGCGGCGGGAGGTCGAGGACGTCGTCGTCAAGGACAGGGCCGCCGCCTTCTAG